A single window of Arcobacter venerupis DNA harbors:
- a CDS encoding pyridoxal-phosphate-dependent aminotransferase family protein — protein sequence MLLTPGPTPVPEFVRKAMADVTIHHRTEEFEAIFKNTRELLIELYNMPEVVMLASSGTGAMEACVTNLTHKKALTINSGKFGERFGKICAAFGIDYTEIKNEWDTPVSVEAVVNAVKSDSSIDAIFIQICESAGGLRHPVEQIAAEVKKINKDIMIIADGITAIGVEKIDTTNLDAIITGSQKALMLPPGLAIIGFSNEAVSKIELKPKGYYFNLATEIKKQRTNTTAWTAATTLIIGLGAILEKIKADGFDNLYKQTALRANATREALKAIGFDIYPKSPADAMTTVYTEQSSAIRKILKNKYNVDIAGGQDHLAGKIFRINHMGLVEDYEASWAVNAVELALDDLGIRTFDGTANRVFASNMFKGN from the coding sequence ATGCTATTGACGCCAGGTCCAACTCCAGTACCAGAATTTGTAAGAAAAGCTATGGCTGATGTTACAATTCATCATAGAACTGAAGAGTTTGAAGCAATTTTTAAAAATACTAGAGAATTATTAATAGAATTATACAATATGCCAGAAGTTGTAATGTTAGCTTCAAGTGGTACAGGTGCAATGGAAGCTTGTGTTACAAATTTAACACATAAAAAAGCACTTACAATTAATTCAGGAAAATTCGGTGAAAGATTCGGAAAGATTTGTGCTGCTTTTGGTATAGATTATACTGAAATTAAAAATGAATGGGATACTCCTGTTAGTGTGGAAGCTGTTGTAAATGCAGTAAAATCAGATTCATCTATTGATGCAATTTTTATTCAGATTTGCGAAAGTGCAGGAGGATTAAGACATCCTGTTGAACAAATTGCTGCTGAGGTTAAAAAAATCAACAAAGATATTATGATTATTGCAGATGGAATTACAGCTATTGGTGTTGAAAAAATTGATACTACAAATTTAGATGCGATTATTACAGGAAGCCAAAAAGCATTAATGTTACCACCAGGTCTTGCAATAATTGGGTTTTCAAATGAAGCAGTTTCAAAAATTGAGTTAAAACCAAAAGGTTACTATTTTAATTTAGCTACAGAAATTAAAAAACAAAGAACAAATACAACAGCATGGACAGCCGCAACTACGCTTATTATTGGTTTAGGTGCAATTTTAGAAAAAATAAAAGCTGATGGATTTGATAATTTATATAAACAAACAGCATTAAGAGCAAATGCAACAAGAGAAGCTTTAAAAGCTATTGGATTCGACATTTATCCAAAATCTCCTGCTGATGCAATGACAACAGTTTATACAGAGCAATCAAGTGCAATTAGAAAAATTCTAAAAAATAAATATAATGTTGATATTGCAGGTGGACAAGATCATTTAGCAGGTAAAATCTTTAGAATTAATCATATGGGATTAGTTGAAGATTATGAAGCTTCATGGGCTGTAAACGCTGTTGAATTAGCATTAGATGATTTAGGTATTAGAACATTTGATGGAACTGCAAATAGAGTTTTTGCATCAAATATGTTTAAAGGAAACTAA
- a CDS encoding ATP phosphoribosyltransferase regulatory subunit — MIFEHEIPKGSRLYFGASAKRKRVLENQICEILDNDGFEEILTPNFSYSQHQAIANEKKLIKFSDEQNEQVSLRADSTLDVVRIITKRLGRTTAHKKWFYVQPIFTYPSKEEYQIGCEWIDHNNIADIMNLTANILKALKIEPIFQISNINIPKLVANELNIDIDLLKNGEIATLFKLNCEWLNKLIKVKDIKSLENVINIVPSSLKEELEKLLCKAKEVDYSNIIIAPLYYGSLRYYDGIYYRVINENLTLCKGGMYSSEGMSSLGFALYTDNLLKILED, encoded by the coding sequence ATGATTTTTGAACACGAAATTCCAAAAGGAAGTCGATTATACTTTGGAGCATCAGCTAAAAGAAAAAGAGTATTAGAAAATCAAATTTGTGAGATTTTAGATAATGACGGATTTGAAGAGATATTAACTCCAAATTTTTCATATTCTCAACATCAAGCTATTGCAAATGAGAAAAAACTAATTAAATTTTCAGATGAGCAAAATGAACAAGTATCATTAAGAGCCGATTCAACTTTAGATGTGGTAAGAATTATTACAAAAAGATTAGGAAGAACAACAGCCCATAAAAAATGGTTTTATGTTCAACCTATTTTTACCTATCCGTCAAAAGAAGAGTATCAAATTGGATGTGAGTGGATAGATCATAATAATATTGCTGATATAATGAATTTAACGGCAAATATATTAAAAGCATTAAAGATTGAGCCAATTTTCCAGATTTCAAATATTAATATTCCAAAACTTGTTGCAAATGAATTAAATATTGATATTGATTTACTTAAAAATGGTGAGATTGCTACTTTATTTAAATTAAATTGTGAATGGTTGAATAAACTTATAAAAGTAAAAGACATAAAAAGTTTAGAAAATGTAATAAATATTGTTCCATCATCACTAAAAGAAGAATTAGAAAAACTTCTATGCAAAGCAAAAGAAGTAGACTATTCAAATATTATTATTGCACCACTTTATTATGGTTCATTAAGATATTATGATGGTATTTATTATAGAGTAATAAATGAGAATTTAACTTTATGCAAAGGTGGAATGTACTCAAGCGAGGGAATGAGTTCATTAGGTTTTGCATTATATACAGATAATTTATTAAAAATTTTAGAGGATTAA
- a CDS encoding adenylosuccinate synthase: MSADIIVGIQWGDEGKGKIVDMLAQKYDMVCRSQGGHNAGHTIWVDGVKYALHLVPSGILNPKAVNVIGNGVVLSPENIIKEMSQFQNLEGRLFISDKAHLNLPYHALIDQAKEKLRGAKAIGTTGKGIGPAYSDKINRVGHRVGELLNTEKLTKSILEYFEQNRAIFDVLEIATPNEKELLDELNGYKEKIAPFITNTTNMVWKALDENKKVLLEGAQGTMLDIDHGTYPYVTSSSTVSAGSCAGLGVNPKDVGMVTGIVKAYCTRVGNGPFPSEDHGDEGETMAQVGKEFGTTTGRKRRCGWFDAVAVKYASRLNGCDQLALMKLDVLDGFAKIKICVAYELDGQKIDYVPTCLDNVKPIYEEIDGWESVVGIRDYDSLPINAKKYIEKIEEVTSVRVGIVSTSPERDDTILRG; this comes from the coding sequence ATGAGCGCAGATATAATAGTTGGTATTCAATGGGGAGACGAGGGAAAAGGTAAGATAGTTGATATGCTTGCTCAAAAATATGACATGGTTTGTAGAAGTCAAGGTGGACACAATGCTGGTCATACTATTTGGGTTGATGGTGTAAAATACGCACTTCACCTAGTTCCATCAGGAATTTTAAATCCAAAAGCTGTAAATGTTATTGGAAATGGTGTTGTTTTATCACCAGAGAATATTATTAAAGAAATGAGTCAATTCCAAAATTTAGAAGGAAGATTATTTATCTCTGATAAAGCACATTTAAATTTACCTTATCATGCCTTAATTGATCAAGCAAAAGAAAAATTAAGAGGTGCAAAAGCTATTGGTACAACTGGAAAAGGAATCGGCCCTGCATATTCTGATAAAATTAATAGAGTTGGACATAGAGTTGGTGAATTACTTAATACTGAAAAATTAACAAAATCAATTTTAGAATATTTTGAACAAAATAGAGCAATTTTTGATGTTTTAGAAATAGCAACTCCAAATGAAAAAGAGTTATTAGATGAATTAAATGGATATAAAGAAAAAATAGCTCCATTTATTACAAATACAACAAATATGGTTTGGAAAGCTCTTGATGAAAATAAAAAAGTATTACTTGAAGGTGCTCAAGGAACAATGCTTGATATTGACCATGGAACATATCCTTATGTAACTTCATCAAGTACTGTAAGTGCTGGATCTTGTGCTGGATTAGGTGTTAATCCAAAAGATGTTGGAATGGTTACAGGAATTGTTAAAGCATATTGTACAAGGGTTGGGAATGGACCTTTCCCATCTGAAGATCATGGTGACGAAGGTGAAACTATGGCTCAAGTTGGGAAAGAGTTTGGAACAACAACAGGAAGAAAAAGAAGATGTGGTTGGTTTGATGCTGTTGCAGTTAAATATGCATCAAGATTAAACGGTTGTGATCAATTAGCTTTAATGAAACTTGATGTTCTTGATGGATTTGCTAAAATAAAAATTTGTGTTGCTTATGAATTAGATGGACAAAAAATAGATTATGTGCCAACATGCTTAGATAATGTAAAACCTATTTATGAAGAAATTGATGGTTGGGAAAGTGTAGTGGGAATTAGAGATTATGACTCATTACCAATTAATGCAAAAAAATATATTGAAAAAATAGAAGAAGTTACTTCTGTTAGAGTTGGAATCGTTTCAACATCTCCTGAAAGAGATGACACAATTTTAAGGGGGTAA
- a CDS encoding DUF507 family protein, with translation MRMKLHHTPYVSRRITRDLLNCEFVEVRKEKHSIEAEVERILDEDLEKEFSLDEKVQEILTAQEEEIEYLNADRRQLFWMTKKRLANDFGVILNNEDRFSDIAHKILDYLWEEDFIHYTCSDNQIKNVIFASLDDFIKGFEKADSEVMAKLKNYKRKLIPGTDDYDLVYHRLYEEELTKRGLI, from the coding sequence ATGAGAATGAAATTACATCATACACCGTATGTCTCAAGAAGAATTACAAGAGATTTACTTAATTGTGAATTTGTTGAAGTTAGAAAAGAAAAACACAGTATTGAAGCAGAAGTTGAAAGAATATTGGATGAAGATTTAGAAAAAGAGTTTTCTTTAGATGAAAAAGTTCAAGAAATTTTAACAGCTCAAGAAGAAGAAATTGAGTATCTTAATGCAGATCGAAGACAACTTTTTTGGATGACAAAAAAAAGATTAGCTAATGATTTTGGAGTTATTTTAAATAATGAAGATAGATTTTCAGACATTGCTCACAAAATATTAGATTATTTATGGGAAGAAGATTTTATTCACTATACATGTTCAGATAACCAAATAAAAAATGTAATTTTTGCTTCTTTAGATGATTTCATAAAAGGTTTTGAAAAAGCTGATAGTGAAGTAATGGCAAAATTAAAAAATTATAAAAGAAAATTAATACCAGGAACTGATGATTATGATCTTGTTTATCACAGATTATATGAAGAGGAATTAACAAAAAGAGGATTGATATAA
- the carA gene encoding glutamine-hydrolyzing carbamoyl-phosphate synthase small subunit yields MQKVWIYLENGTFLEAKSFGATGTSVGEIVFNTSLTGYQEIISDPSYAGQFITFTMPEIGNVGVNDNDMESRKCHCKGVLVRNYHSEYSNYRAQNDLDSLLKEHGVLGICDIDTRYLTKMIRDEGAMMMIASTEISCKDELAKQLAASPRIEDINYIEIVSTKESYVHKSGAWNHSIKAYNKAVMSDKKVVVIDFGVKRNILNELVNSGLEVEVVPSTFKADDLIARFEAKEIGGVFLSNGPGDPLTLIAEKEQVQKLVKTDIPIFAICLGHQMLSIAHGYDTYKLKFGQHGGNHPVANNGVVEITAQNHNYNVPDNIIEIADVTHLNLFDNTIEGVKYKNKEIFSVQHHPEASPGPHESKYIFAEFAKIVK; encoded by the coding sequence ATGCAAAAAGTATGGATATATTTAGAAAATGGGACTTTTTTAGAAGCGAAATCTTTTGGTGCAACAGGAACATCTGTTGGAGAAATAGTTTTTAATACATCATTAACTGGATACCAAGAAATTATTTCAGATCCATCTTATGCTGGTCAATTTATTACTTTTACAATGCCTGAAATTGGTAATGTTGGTGTTAATGACAATGACATGGAAAGCAGAAAATGCCATTGTAAAGGTGTATTAGTTAGAAATTATCATAGTGAATATTCAAATTATAGAGCACAAAATGATTTAGATTCTTTATTAAAAGAACATGGTGTTTTAGGAATTTGTGATATTGATACAAGATATTTAACAAAAATGATTAGAGATGAAGGTGCTATGATGATGATAGCATCAACTGAAATTTCTTGCAAAGATGAATTGGCAAAACAATTAGCTGCAAGTCCAAGAATTGAAGATATTAATTATATTGAAATCGTATCAACTAAAGAGTCTTATGTTCATAAATCTGGAGCTTGGAATCACAGTATTAAGGCTTATAACAAAGCTGTTATGAGTGATAAAAAAGTAGTTGTTATAGATTTTGGAGTTAAAAGAAATATTTTAAATGAACTTGTTAACTCAGGTCTTGAAGTAGAAGTAGTACCTTCAACTTTTAAAGCAGATGATTTAATTGCAAGATTTGAAGCAAAAGAAATCGGTGGAGTTTTCCTATCAAATGGTCCAGGTGATCCACTAACATTAATTGCTGAAAAAGAGCAAGTTCAAAAATTAGTAAAAACTGATATTCCAATTTTTGCTATTTGTTTAGGACACCAAATGTTATCAATTGCCCATGGTTATGATACATATAAACTAAAATTTGGTCAACATGGTGGTAACCATCCTGTTGCAAATAACGGTGTTGTAGAAATTACTGCACAAAATCACAACTATAATGTTCCTGATAATATTATAGAAATTGCAGATGTAACACACTTAAATTTATTTGATAATACTATTGAGGGTGTTAAATATAAAAATAAAGAGATATTCTCAGTTCAACATCACCCAGAAGCAAGTCCAGGTCCACATGAGTCAAAATATATCTTTGCTGAATTTGCAAAAATAGTGAAATAA
- a CDS encoding phosphatidylglycerophosphatase A family protein: MNLRKFFLTVGFSGLSPKAPGTVGSFVSLFIGLFLLEFLHVSTLFLLALLITVIAIKQIDIYEKEVGIHDGKEIVIDELAGMWIALSICGINSENMVIMAILAFAFFRLFDIWKPSIIGKIDRDVKGGLGVMGDDVLAGIAAGIASAGVYQLIEKFIL, from the coding sequence TTGAATTTAAGAAAATTTTTTTTAACAGTTGGATTTAGTGGTTTAAGCCCAAAAGCTCCAGGAACTGTAGGTTCTTTTGTTTCTTTATTTATTGGTTTGTTTTTACTAGAATTTCTTCATGTATCAACTCTATTTTTATTAGCTTTATTAATTACTGTAATTGCCATTAAACAAATAGACATTTACGAAAAAGAAGTGGGAATACATGATGGTAAAGAAATAGTAATCGATGAATTAGCAGGGATGTGGATAGCCCTTTCAATTTGTGGAATCAATAGTGAAAACATGGTTATTATGGCTATTTTAGCATTTGCATTTTTCAGACTTTTTGATATTTGGAAACCTTCAATTATTGGGAAGATAGATAGAGATGTAAAAGGTGGATTAGGAGTAATGGGTGACGATGTTCTTGCTGGAATTGCTGCGGGAATCGCTAGTGCTGGAGTTTATCAATTGATTGAGAAATTTATTTTATAA
- a CDS encoding response regulator transcription factor: protein MNILIIENEIYLAQKVVSRLLDDGHSCDYIESPNIDNLTKDYDTILLSTSLPSALCKNIIKKYSENSIILLLVSYISDETVTNPIKDGAKDYIMKPFIMDELIRKIYHYKDCRSLKRELQTLREYFEFTMADIDTTDVLLPPSFPTLIESNSQKCADKLVFELSRKMDLPITFISLTSTSWQKQVTAIQGKSIIYLTEYHTLKKNAKENVIKFIEDKNCVVSTLEPEIDFPYRKIEFNNENQLIGNTNIMTINDYVKMMVISYQSKYPDTELSKKLGISRKSLWEKRKKLDIEKKK from the coding sequence ATGAATATATTAATTATTGAAAATGAGATTTATCTAGCACAAAAAGTTGTGTCAAGATTACTAGATGATGGACACAGTTGTGATTATATCGAATCACCAAATATTGATAATCTCACAAAAGATTATGACACAATACTTTTATCAACATCTTTACCCTCAGCTTTGTGTAAAAATATTATAAAAAAATACTCTGAAAATTCAATTATACTTCTTTTAGTCTCTTATATTTCTGATGAAACTGTTACAAATCCTATTAAAGATGGTGCAAAAGATTATATTATGAAACCCTTTATAATGGATGAATTAATCAGAAAAATCTATCACTATAAAGATTGTAGAAGTCTAAAAAGAGAACTACAAACTTTAAGAGAATATTTCGAATTTACAATGGCTGATATTGATACAACAGATGTATTATTACCTCCTTCATTTCCAACTTTAATAGAATCAAACTCACAAAAATGTGCTGATAAATTAGTTTTTGAACTTTCAAGAAAAATGGATTTGCCAATCACTTTTATCTCTTTAACTTCAACTTCATGGCAAAAACAAGTAACTGCGATTCAAGGTAAATCTATTATTTATCTAACTGAATACCACACTTTGAAAAAAAATGCAAAAGAGAATGTAATTAAATTTATAGAAGATAAAAATTGCGTTGTTTCTACATTAGAACCAGAGATTGACTTTCCATATAGAAAAATTGAGTTTAATAATGAAAATCAACTTATTGGTAATACAAATATTATGACAATAAATGATTATGTTAAAATGATGGTTATTTCATATCAAAGTAAATATCCTGATACTGAGTTATCTAAAAAACTAGGAATTTCAAGAAAATCACTTTGGGAAAAAAGAAAAAAACTAGATATTGAAAAGAAAAAATAA
- a CDS encoding bifunctional 2-C-methyl-D-erythritol 4-phosphate cytidylyltransferase/2-C-methyl-D-erythritol 2,4-cyclodiphosphate synthase, with product MSDVTLIVLCAGNSSRFEHKTKKQWIRIGNEPLWLNVTKRLFSFSQFDKIIVASHEDELNYMKNFTDDFTFVKGGETRQKSILNCLKFVTTKFVMISDVARACIPQSVIKNLLDEKENADCIVPVLNVTDTVIYETNTINRDSVKLIQTPQLSLTQTLKKALDTQIEFTDESSAIKAINGTIKYIQGSNESKKLTLGNELDELPCLKEPSNNFFTGTGFDIHAFEDNKEMFLGGVKLPYEFGFKAHSDGDVLIHSIIDALLGACGAGDIGEFFPDTDEKYKGIDSKLLLEHIVRFIYNVGYEIVNIDTTIIAQKPKINPFKHEIKNSLAALLNMEKQFINVKATTAEKMGFIGRAEGVAVQSIATLKYYNWKQK from the coding sequence TTGTCAGATGTTACACTCATAGTTTTGTGCGCTGGGAATTCTTCACGGTTTGAGCATAAAACAAAAAAACAATGGATTAGAATAGGAAATGAACCTTTATGGCTAAATGTTACCAAAAGACTATTTTCTTTTTCACAATTTGATAAAATTATTGTGGCTTCCCATGAAGATGAACTAAATTATATGAAAAACTTCACCGATGATTTTACTTTTGTAAAAGGTGGAGAAACTAGACAAAAATCTATTTTAAACTGCTTAAAATTTGTTACAACAAAATTTGTAATGATAAGTGATGTTGCGCGTGCTTGCATTCCCCAAAGTGTAATTAAAAATCTTTTAGATGAAAAAGAAAATGCAGATTGTATTGTTCCTGTTCTAAATGTTACAGATACAGTTATTTATGAAACAAATACAATAAATAGAGATAGTGTAAAACTAATTCAAACTCCACAACTTTCCCTAACACAAACTTTAAAAAAAGCCTTAGATACTCAAATTGAATTTACCGATGAAAGTTCTGCTATTAAAGCAATAAATGGAACAATCAAATATATTCAAGGAAGTAATGAGAGCAAAAAACTAACTCTAGGAAATGAACTTGATGAACTTCCTTGTTTAAAAGAACCATCAAATAACTTTTTTACAGGAACTGGCTTTGATATTCATGCCTTTGAGGATAATAAAGAGATGTTTTTAGGTGGTGTAAAACTTCCTTATGAATTTGGATTTAAAGCTCACAGTGATGGTGATGTTTTGATTCACTCTATAATTGATGCACTTTTAGGAGCTTGTGGAGCTGGAGATATTGGGGAATTTTTTCCTGATACTGATGAAAAATATAAAGGTATTGACTCAAAACTTTTATTAGAGCATATTGTTAGATTTATTTACAATGTTGGTTATGAAATTGTAAATATAGATACAACAATAATTGCTCAAAAACCAAAGATAAATCCATTTAAACATGAAATAAAGAATTCTTTAGCTGCGTTATTGAATATGGAAAAACAGTTTATAAATGTAAAAGCAACAACTGCTGAAAAAATGGGATTTATTGGTCGAGCAGAGGGTGTGGCTGTTCAAAGTATAGCTACATTGAAATATTATAATTGGAAACAAAAATGA
- a CDS encoding HDOD domain-containing protein: MKKDLIEEINSLPPLPASVMELDKYRNLNNTNIKDLIPIIEKDPLMVVTILKVANSSMFGFKSRIETLSRAINLLGTNFTLTVAIGYAIQNTIHGNLLAYAVKNEDFIFISSLATNIVNTWVSKIDYNLKNELLLPAFLQEVGKFIISQVIQKNRKSEEFLIELEETKDITHCEKNFTGYSCARITANIFKQWDISPNIIIPIAFTDDIVSCPVEYKIKAQILEIIKILCDIRYPLSDKNVAKALDKVSLYDFDTEHFLNSIDVIKQVLTQNS, encoded by the coding sequence ATGAAAAAAGATTTAATAGAAGAGATAAATTCTTTACCTCCTCTTCCTGCAAGTGTAATGGAACTTGATAAATATAGAAACTTAAATAATACTAATATTAAAGATTTAATTCCGATTATTGAAAAAGACCCATTAATGGTAGTAACCATTTTAAAAGTTGCTAATTCGAGTATGTTTGGATTTAAGAGTAGAATTGAAACTCTAAGTAGAGCTATAAATCTTCTTGGTACAAATTTTACACTTACTGTCGCAATTGGTTATGCTATACAAAATACGATTCATGGTAATTTATTAGCTTATGCTGTTAAAAATGAAGATTTTATATTTATTAGTTCATTAGCTACAAATATTGTAAATACTTGGGTTTCAAAAATTGATTATAATTTAAAAAATGAATTACTTTTGCCAGCTTTTTTACAAGAAGTAGGTAAATTTATTATTTCCCAAGTAATACAAAAAAATAGAAAATCTGAAGAATTTTTGATTGAATTAGAAGAAACAAAAGATATAACACATTGTGAAAAAAATTTTACTGGCTACAGTTGTGCAAGAATTACTGCAAATATATTTAAACAATGGGACATTAGTCCTAATATAATTATTCCAATTGCATTTACTGATGACATTGTGTCTTGTCCTGTTGAATATAAAATTAAAGCTCAAATTTTAGAAATTATCAAAATTTTGTGTGATATTCGATATCCACTCAGTGATAAAAATGTTGCAAAAGCTTTAGATAAAGTCTCTTTATATGATTTCGATACAGAGCATTTTTTAAACTCTATAGATGTTATAAAACAAGTACTTACTCAAAATTCTTAA
- the thiC gene encoding phosphomethylpyrimidine synthase ThiC, with product MRNWLDNHKNDKVRTQMYYAKQGIITPDMEYVAKIEKLEPELVRAEIERGRLIIPANVNHKHLVPMSIGIASSCKINANIGSSALASNVEGEIEKVDVCLKYGADTIMDLSTGGDLDMIRRAVIEHSTVPIGTVPIYQILHDVKDKIEDLSIDVMLKVIEKQAQQGVSYFTIHAGFLLEFMPHVAKRKMGIVSRGGSLMAAWMMHYHRENPFYEAFDEILDICAKYDVSLSLGDSLRPGCLADASDEAQLRELKVLGELTLRAWEKNVQVMIEGPGHVPLNQIERNMKLEKEYCHEAPFYILGPLTTDIAAGYDHISSAIGAAVGGWHGASMLCYVTPKEHLGLPNAEDVRNGIIAYKIAAHSADIARGRKGARDIDDEMSDARYGFDWNRQFELCLDPERAKEYHDETLPQDVFKEAEFCSMCGPKFCSYKITQKIVKEHGQAMIDIAG from the coding sequence ATGAGAAATTGGTTAGACAATCATAAAAATGACAAAGTTAGAACTCAAATGTATTATGCAAAACAAGGAATTATTACGCCAGATATGGAATATGTGGCAAAAATAGAGAAACTTGAACCTGAGCTTGTAAGAGCTGAGATTGAAAGAGGAAGATTAATAATCCCTGCAAATGTTAACCATAAACATTTAGTTCCAATGTCAATTGGAATTGCATCTTCATGCAAAATAAATGCAAATATTGGTTCTTCAGCACTTGCTTCAAATGTTGAAGGTGAAATAGAAAAAGTGGATGTTTGTTTAAAATATGGTGCTGATACAATCATGGATTTAAGTACAGGTGGTGACTTAGATATGATTAGACGAGCGGTAATTGAGCACTCAACAGTGCCTATTGGAACAGTGCCTATTTATCAAATTTTACATGATGTAAAAGATAAAATTGAAGATTTATCTATTGATGTTATGTTAAAAGTTATTGAAAAACAAGCACAACAAGGTGTTTCTTATTTCACAATTCATGCTGGATTCTTACTTGAATTTATGCCTCATGTTGCAAAAAGAAAAATGGGAATTGTGTCACGTGGTGGTTCTTTAATGGCTGCTTGGATGATGCATTATCACAGAGAAAATCCATTTTATGAAGCATTTGATGAAATTTTAGATATTTGTGCAAAATACGATGTATCTTTATCTTTGGGAGATTCATTAAGACCTGGATGTTTAGCTGATGCATCTGATGAAGCACAATTAAGAGAGTTAAAAGTTCTTGGTGAATTAACTTTAAGAGCTTGGGAAAAAAATGTTCAAGTTATGATTGAGGGTCCTGGTCACGTTCCTTTAAATCAAATTGAAAGAAATATGAAATTAGAAAAAGAGTATTGTCATGAAGCACCGTTCTATATTTTAGGACCACTTACAACTGATATTGCTGCTGGTTATGATCATATTTCATCTGCAATTGGTGCAGCTGTTGGTGGATGGCATGGAGCTTCAATGCTTTGTTATGTAACTCCAAAAGAACACTTAGGTTTACCAAATGCTGAAGATGTTAGAAATGGAATTATTGCTTATAAAATTGCTGCTCACTCTGCTGACATTGCACGTGGAAGAAAAGGTGCAAGAGATATTGATGATGAAATGTCTGATGCAAGATATGGGTTTGACTGGAATAGACAGTTTGAATTGTGTTTAGACCCAGAAAGAGCAAAAGAGTATCACGATGAAACTTTACCTCAAGACGTATTTAAAGAAGCAGAATTCTGCTCAATGTGTGGACCAAAATTCTGCTCATATAAAATTACTCAAAAAATTGTAAAAGAACATGGTCAAGCAATGATTGATATTGCTGGATAA